Proteins encoded by one window of Sphingosinicella sp. BN140058:
- a CDS encoding SMP-30/gluconolactonase/LRE family protein, protein MPIGAALLAGVLLSSTPGTAQLQPQPQPPQTQTMSPGRPLGVAGDQAFTPISSNVRVYGGIVSAESCVYDPSRKLILAVNRGAPPDRVANDGFISLINPDGTVHTARWIGLESKDPVLNQPFGSAIHRGHLYVADSVGGTADGAKRSAIVRVFDLATGGVMATLPVPDSPWLNDIAVASDGTIFGSQTGAADGSVPMRIYRIGPNGTSSILAEGAPLSRPNGVEIDPQGNIVVLNLSDDAVMTFSPAGTLLRTERAAQAGNDGLVILADGTKYISSVVNGGVSRIRPGRPAELVATGIPNAASMCYDPDDDQLVIPMNANNGLAFIKLSRGRKR, encoded by the coding sequence GTGCCGATCGGAGCGGCCCTGCTCGCCGGCGTGCTGCTGTCGTCCACACCAGGGACGGCACAATTGCAGCCCCAGCCGCAGCCCCCGCAGACGCAAACGATGAGCCCGGGTCGACCGCTCGGCGTCGCAGGCGATCAGGCCTTTACGCCGATCTCGTCGAACGTGAGGGTCTATGGCGGCATCGTCAGCGCAGAGAGCTGCGTCTATGACCCTTCGCGCAAGCTGATCCTCGCGGTCAACCGCGGTGCGCCGCCGGATCGCGTCGCGAACGACGGTTTCATTTCGCTGATCAACCCTGACGGCACCGTCCATACGGCGCGCTGGATCGGCCTCGAGAGCAAGGATCCCGTGCTCAACCAGCCGTTCGGCAGCGCGATTCACCGCGGTCACCTGTATGTAGCAGACAGCGTCGGTGGCACGGCCGACGGGGCCAAGCGGAGTGCGATCGTTCGAGTCTTCGATCTCGCAACCGGCGGTGTGATGGCGACCCTGCCCGTGCCGGACTCGCCATGGTTGAACGATATCGCGGTCGCGTCGGACGGCACGATCTTCGGATCACAGACCGGCGCCGCGGACGGCTCGGTCCCCATGCGCATCTACCGTATCGGCCCGAACGGCACGTCGAGCATCCTTGCAGAAGGGGCGCCGCTTTCCCGTCCGAACGGTGTGGAGATCGACCCGCAGGGGAATATCGTCGTGCTCAATCTGAGCGATGATGCGGTGATGACCTTTTCGCCCGCGGGCACACTGCTCCGCACCGAACGCGCAGCCCAGGCCGGCAATGACGGGCTCGTGATCCTGGCCGACGGCACCAAATACATCAGCAGCGTCGTCAATGGCGGCGTGTCGCGTATCCGTCCAGGACGGCCTGCGGAGCTGGTCGCCACCGGCATCCCGAATGCCGCCTCGATGTGCTACGATCCCGATGACGACCAACTCGTCATCCCGATGAACGCGAACAACGGACTCGCCTTCATCAAACTCTCGCGCGGAAGAAAGCGCTGA
- a CDS encoding NUDIX hydrolase, whose protein sequence is MEDDWLRRAKRLHAIASTGLGFCRDSFDRERYQEVAAIAAAMLSDLGTVPIERIPGLVSDFAQGYATPKVDVRGAVIEKGEILLVQERSDGRWTLPGGFADVGRSASENVIKEIEEEAGIGVRARTLYSIRHKAKRAYEPDARDFYKLFFLCDTLDEAVARPGLETLDARFFPPDALPELSLGRVIEKDIYDAFAYDGTILFD, encoded by the coding sequence ATGGAGGACGACTGGCTTCGCCGGGCAAAGCGCCTGCACGCCATCGCCTCGACGGGCCTGGGCTTCTGCCGCGATTCGTTCGACAGGGAACGCTATCAGGAGGTCGCCGCCATTGCGGCGGCGATGCTGAGCGATCTCGGCACCGTGCCGATCGAGCGCATCCCGGGCCTCGTCTCCGATTTCGCCCAAGGCTATGCGACACCGAAGGTGGACGTTCGCGGCGCCGTCATCGAGAAAGGCGAAATCCTGCTCGTCCAGGAGCGCAGCGACGGCCGCTGGACCCTGCCCGGGGGCTTCGCGGACGTCGGCCGGTCGGCGTCCGAGAATGTGATCAAGGAGATCGAGGAGGAGGCGGGCATCGGGGTGCGTGCCCGCACCCTCTACAGCATCCGCCACAAGGCCAAGCGGGCCTACGAGCCGGATGCGCGCGACTTCTACAAATTGTTCTTCTTGTGCGACACGCTGGACGAGGCGGTGGCGCGGCCCGGCCTCGAGACGCTCGATGCCCGATTCTTCCCACCGGACGCCCTTCCCGAGCTTTCGCTCGGGCGCGTGATCGAAAAGGACATTTACGACGCCTTCGCCTATGACGGCACGATCCTGTTCGATTGA